AGCACTATGAGTGGTGTGGAAGGCGTGCCTTCTTTCGACCGATGCATGTTCAGAACCTGTAACGCAGGCTGCCGAAGATGGAGCGGCCTTCATCGACATAGCAATTGCCCGCCGTGCAGGTGGTCTTGCGCGTATCAAGCAGGTTCTTGGCATTCACCTGAAGGCTCACGCCGTCCCAATCCGGGTTCTGCGCCCCGAAATCATAGGAGAGCGAGGCGTCGAGGAAGGCGCGGTCCTCGTTCTTGATGGTGTTCTGATCGTCACCGAAGCTCTCGCCCACATAGCGCACCCCTGCACCCAGGCCGAGACCGGCAAGCGCACCTTCGGAGAAGGTGTAGTGTGCCCAGAGGGAGGCCATGTGGTTGGGGGTGTTGGACAACTCGTTGCCGACGGTACCGGCCAGACCCTTTTCGATCTCCATGCGCATATAGGTGTAGGAAGCCAGAAGCCTGAAGCCATTGCCGAGCGAAGCCTGCGCTTCCAGTTCCAATCCGCGCGAGTTGAAGTCCAGCTGGCGCTGACGCTGATTGCCTGCATCGTCAAAGGTGCCGTCATAGATCACGCCATCCGTTTGATCGATATTGAAGAAGGCGGCGCTGACCACCGCGTTGTAGCCGGGGATTTCGTATTTCACGCCCGCCTCGATCTGGCGCGCGGTGGTCGGTTTGGCGACCGAGCGGCTGTTGGTCGCATAGTCATAGACAAAGCCGAGATTGGGCGAGAACGAGGTGGAATAATTCGCATAGGGGATGAGCCCCCACTCGGTGCGATAGGAAACACCGATGCGGCCTGAAAAGGCACTGTCGGTCTGTTCCTGTTCGACATAACTCGCCGACAGGCTGTCGGATTTTACCCAGTCATGACGACCGCTGGCGGAAAGCGTCCAGTTGTTCCACTCCATCTGGTCGTGGAGATAGACACCCGCCTGATGCTGCTCCTGGCTTCCCGAGAATGCGAAGGGCAAGGCTTCAACATCGGGGATGCCGACATATGAGATACGGTTGGCTGCCGAGTAGTCCGACCAGCTGTAATCGATGCCCGCGACGGCGGTGTGCTCGATCTCGCCCGTCGCGAAGTCGAACTGCGCCATGTTGTCGACAACAAAGTTCTTTGCCTGCTCCTGATAGTGACCCCAGTAGCGATAGAGCGGCGGTGCGTATCCATCCGGCGCGACGGAGTATAGCCCGCTATATTTCAGATCAGCGTCGACCGCATGGAAACGCAGGTTCTGGCGCAGGGTCACACTGTCGTTGAGATTGTGCTCGAACTCGTAGCCGATGCGCCCCTGCTTCAGGGTGAAGTCGTTCCAGTCCGGATCGCCGTTATAGATCTCGGAAGACTGGCCATAGGCGGAATTGTAGTTCCACGCCGTGGCACCCGTCACCGCCTGGGAAAGCTCGCCCAGAATGGTCAGCTTCGTGTCCGCGTCCGGCTGGATGGTAAAGGCAGGTGCGATGTAGAACTTGTCGTCGGAATAACCGGGCAGATGCGTGTTTGCCACGCGGCCAAGGCCGGTCAGGCGGAAGAGCAGGGTGCCGGCATCATTGGCAGGGCCCGACATGTCGACACCGACCTGCGCGCGGTCGTTCGAGCCGGCGGAAATCTCCACTTCGCGGAAGAAGTCGTCCTTCGGGCGCTTGGTGATGATATTGACGATGCCGCCCGGGCCGCTGACGCCATAAAGCGAGGAAGCCGGGCCCTTCAACACCGTCACGCCTTCTATGCCATATGGTTCGGTGCGCAGCCATGCAGAGGGGCCGCTATATTGGCGCAACCCGTCGCGGAAGGTGCCGGTCGAATAGGCAGGGAAACCGCGCAGCGTGAAGGCGTCATAGCGGCTGTCAAAGCCGAACTGGTTGGGATTTGCGCTCGCCGTGTAGCCCAGCGTCTCGTTGAGCGTGCGCGGCTTCTGATCCTCGATCTGGTCCTGCGTGATGACCGAGATGGACTGCGGGATCTGAACAATGGGCGTATCGGTCTTGGTGCCGGTGCGGCTCTCCTGAGCGATATATCCGTCCTGAAGCAGGATGTCGTCGCTTTCCGCTTCGACGGTCAGGCGATCGAGCGTGGTGGCTTCCTGTGCAGCTGCAGCAGATGCAGACAGGACAAGACCGGATGCAACGGCAAGTGCAATATGACTGATGGATTGGCTGGACTTCAGACGCATGGCGGCCCCCTGGATATTACGGGAGGTGGCTGGTCTCGAAGACGGGCTTCCTCGGTTGCCGTCCTGCTATTTTAATATGACTATATGAGTCAAGAATAAAATGTGTCCTGAATGACACGTTTTGGACTGGAAAACTCCACAAATGAAAAAGTTTGGGACTCGACAGGTTATGCAACCTATATAATATTGCTTAAACGCTTAACCTCCCCTGAGGATCTTTCCCGATGGCATCGCGGCCCAACCTCTCCGACATTGCTAGACAACTAGGGGTTTCAGTAGCGACCGTTTCCAATGCTCTTTCGGGCAAGGGACGTGTCTCGCGCGAACTGGGCGATGCGATCCGCCGGAAGGCGGAAGAGCTGGGCTATATTCCCAGTGTTGCGGGGCGTGCGCTCAGCACGGGGCGCAGCAATGTTCTGGGTCTCGTCCTTGCCGACATCAACCAGCCGCTCTTTCCCCAATTCGCGCTGAATATCGAGGAGGCGGCCGGCGAGCTGGGCTATGGCGTGCTGATCGGCAACAGCCGCGGCGACCCGCAGGAGCAGGAGCGCGCGATACGTCGTCTGATCGAGCGCGGTGCCGACGGCATCGTCGTCGTGCCACGCTACGACACCCGCGTGACCGGCCATCGTTGGCCCATTGCGGTGATAGATTCCCCTTCTTCGCCCGACAACACCGTCTCTGCCGATCATTTCAACGGTGGCGTGGCCATCGGCCGGCATCTGCGTGATCTAGGCCATGAGAACGTGGTGATCGTCGGCCTCTATTCCGGATCGAATGTGCAAAAAGATCGTGTGGCGGGCATCAAGGCCGCTTTCGACGATCGCGACTTGCCGATCGTCTGGATCCAGGAACTTGAACGCGAGCGCGGCCAGAATTGCCCGCTTGGACTTGTCGATTTCGTCAAGGATGGCGCTACCGCCTTTGCCTGCGTTTCCGATCTCCACGCCTTGCGCGCGGTGACCGAGTTGCAGCAGGCGGGTATTGCCGTGCCCGGCGATGTCAGCGTCACCGGCTTCGATGATCTGGGTTGGGCGGGTGTCGTCGCACCGGCCATCACCACCATGCGCATGGACATGAAGCGCATCGCGCATCTGGCCATCAGACACATCCTGCACCAGCTTGATGCCAACAAGCATGAGGCGCCCGAAGAGCTTGCCGAGCTTTCCGGTGGCGTGCCCATGGAACTCATTATCCGCCAGTCCAGTGGTCCAGCGCCACGGGCAAGAAGCAACACGGATCTGGCGGCGGTCCACGCCAGGTCTGAATGATCGACAACCACAAGGGCCCCGCTTGGAACACCTCCCAGAGAAGGAAAACACTGCAATGTTGAAGACATTTCTCGCCTCCACCGTCGCATTGGCGGCGCTGACAGGCGCAGCCACCGCGCAGGACAAGAAGCTTGTCATCTCCGTCTATGGTTTTGCCCAGGACGAGTTCAAGGAGATCGTCTACGACCCGTTCGAAGCTCAGTGCGGCTGCGAACTCGTTGTCGAGACCGGAAATTCGGTCGAGCGTCTGGCCAAGCTCGAGGCACGCAAGGACGATCCCGAAATCGACATGGCCGTCATGTCCACCCATGACGCACTTGCCGCTGCACGTGCCGAGATCACGCAGAAGATCGATGTGAGCCGCCTGTCCAACTATGACAAGCTCTATGACATCGCCAAGGATCCGGTCGGCGACAATATGGGCGTTGGCTACACCTTCTATGCCACCTCCATTGCCTATCGCGCCGATGAAGTGACGATCGAAAGCTGGGAAGACCTTTTCCAGGACAAGCTGAAGGGACGCGTTGCCTTCCCGAATGTCACCACCAACCAGGGTCCGCCCGCGCTCTACATGCTCGGTCAGGCTATGGGTGATGATGCTGCCAGCCTCGAAGCCCCGATCAACAAGGTTGCCGAGAACAAGGACGACATCGTCACCTTCTATGTGCGCTCATCACAGGTCGCGCAGCTCATGCAGCAGGAAGAAATCCTGGCCGCACCGATTGGCCGCTTTGCCTGGGGCGCCTATTCGAAGATGGGTCTCGACATGGCCTGGGCCACACCGAAGGAAGGCCAGACCGGCGGCATGAATGTCATGGTTCTGACCAAGGGTGCGAAGAACGAAGACCTCGCCTACGACTTCATGGATTTCTGGCTCTCCACCGAGATCCAGACCAAGCTTGCCGAAGCACTGGTCGACAGCCCCGCCAATGCGGAAGTGGAAGTTGCAGACGAGATCGCCGAGAACCTTACCTATGGTGCGGAGACGGTGAAGAACCTCAAGCTTCTGCCGCCGGATGTAATTCTCGACAATCGCGACCAGTGGCTTGACCTCTGGAACGAAAAGGTCGGCCAGTAAGCCGATACAATCACGGGGGCCGCGAAGCGCGGCCCCCGCATTTCAAGCAAGGTTTTCGACCTCATGTTTCAAAACCGGATGGAAGCGCTGGCGCTGGCTCTGCCTGCAGCCCTGTTCGCAGCCTTCGTCTTTCTCGTGCCAGTCTTCATCCTCCTGTCGGAAGGTTTTCGCGCGGAAGGTGCATGGACGCTGGCTCCCTATGTGGATTTCTTTGACAGCGAGCTTAATCGCACGGTCTTCTGGCGCACATTGAAGCTTGGTGCCATCGTGACCGCGGTTTCGGCCGTGATCGGCTATGCGACTGCCTGGTCGATCGTCACGCTGCCGCCCACCGCGCGCGGACGCATGATCGGCCTCGTCGTCATGCCTCTGATGATTTCGCCCGTTGCGCGTACCTATGCGT
This genomic window from Nitratireductor basaltis contains:
- a CDS encoding TonB-dependent siderophore receptor yields the protein MRLKSSQSISHIALAVASGLVLSASAAAAQEATTLDRLTVEAESDDILLQDGYIAQESRTGTKTDTPIVQIPQSISVITQDQIEDQKPRTLNETLGYTASANPNQFGFDSRYDAFTLRGFPAYSTGTFRDGLRQYSGPSAWLRTEPYGIEGVTVLKGPASSLYGVSGPGGIVNIITKRPKDDFFREVEISAGSNDRAQVGVDMSGPANDAGTLLFRLTGLGRVANTHLPGYSDDKFYIAPAFTIQPDADTKLTILGELSQAVTGATAWNYNSAYGQSSEIYNGDPDWNDFTLKQGRIGYEFEHNLNDSVTLRQNLRFHAVDADLKYSGLYSVAPDGYAPPLYRYWGHYQEQAKNFVVDNMAQFDFATGEIEHTAVAGIDYSWSDYSAANRISYVGIPDVEALPFAFSGSQEQHQAGVYLHDQMEWNNWTLSASGRHDWVKSDSLSASYVEQEQTDSAFSGRIGVSYRTEWGLIPYANYSTSFSPNLGFVYDYATNSRSVAKPTTARQIEAGVKYEIPGYNAVVSAAFFNIDQTDGVIYDGTFDDAGNQRQRQLDFNSRGLELEAQASLGNGFRLLASYTYMRMEIEKGLAGTVGNELSNTPNHMASLWAHYTFSEGALAGLGLGAGVRYVGESFGDDQNTIKNEDRAFLDASLSYDFGAQNPDWDGVSLQVNAKNLLDTRKTTCTAGNCYVDEGRSIFGSLRYRF
- a CDS encoding LacI family DNA-binding transcriptional regulator → MASRPNLSDIARQLGVSVATVSNALSGKGRVSRELGDAIRRKAEELGYIPSVAGRALSTGRSNVLGLVLADINQPLFPQFALNIEEAAGELGYGVLIGNSRGDPQEQERAIRRLIERGADGIVVVPRYDTRVTGHRWPIAVIDSPSSPDNTVSADHFNGGVAIGRHLRDLGHENVVIVGLYSGSNVQKDRVAGIKAAFDDRDLPIVWIQELERERGQNCPLGLVDFVKDGATAFACVSDLHALRAVTELQQAGIAVPGDVSVTGFDDLGWAGVVAPAITTMRMDMKRIAHLAIRHILHQLDANKHEAPEELAELSGGVPMELIIRQSSGPAPRARSNTDLAAVHARSE
- a CDS encoding ABC transporter substrate-binding protein — protein: MLKTFLASTVALAALTGAATAQDKKLVISVYGFAQDEFKEIVYDPFEAQCGCELVVETGNSVERLAKLEARKDDPEIDMAVMSTHDALAAARAEITQKIDVSRLSNYDKLYDIAKDPVGDNMGVGYTFYATSIAYRADEVTIESWEDLFQDKLKGRVAFPNVTTNQGPPALYMLGQAMGDDAASLEAPINKVAENKDDIVTFYVRSSQVAQLMQQEEILAAPIGRFAWGAYSKMGLDMAWATPKEGQTGGMNVMVLTKGAKNEDLAYDFMDFWLSTEIQTKLAEALVDSPANAEVEVADEIAENLTYGAETVKNLKLLPPDVILDNRDQWLDLWNEKVGQ